In Megasphaera vaginalis (ex Bordigoni et al. 2020), a single genomic region encodes these proteins:
- a CDS encoding D-sedoheptulose-7-phosphate isomerase yields the protein MTIANERITEHAAVLQATRELAPRIEEAGEIVRQALATGHKILFCGNGGSAADSQHWAAEIVGRFQKERPSLPAIALTVDTSILTAVGNDYGFDVIFSRQVEGLGCAGDVFVGITTSGNSGNILAAAAVARDKGLQVVGLTGSGGGKLAELCDVCLAVPSSVTARVQEMHSLIGHILCEIAEREY from the coding sequence ATGACGATTGCAAATGAACGCATTACTGAGCATGCGGCTGTATTACAGGCGACGAGAGAACTGGCGCCGCGTATTGAAGAAGCCGGTGAGATCGTTCGCCAGGCGTTGGCGACGGGCCATAAGATTCTGTTTTGCGGTAACGGCGGCAGCGCTGCCGATTCGCAGCATTGGGCGGCGGAAATCGTCGGTCGCTTCCAAAAAGAACGGCCGTCTTTGCCGGCCATCGCCTTGACTGTCGATACGTCCATTTTGACGGCCGTCGGCAACGACTATGGGTTTGACGTCATTTTCAGCCGTCAAGTCGAAGGATTGGGGTGCGCCGGCGATGTTTTTGTCGGCATTACGACGTCAGGCAACAGCGGCAATATCCTTGCCGCTGCTGCAGTTGCCCGCGATAAAGGACTGCAAGTCGTCGGCCTGACCGGCAGCGGCGGCGGTAAGTTGGCGGAACTCTGTGACGTTTGCCTGGCCGTGCCGTCTTCGGTGACGGCGCGCGTACAGGAAATGCATAGTCTTATTGGACACATC
- a CDS encoding beta-class carbonic anhydrase, with protein MAQLLAEIEAANAAFLAGDGGQRPLRKVGKMPRRRVVILTCMDTRLVELLEPAMGIRRGEAKIVKVAGNTVGDGFDSVMGSLLVAVYELGVEAIIVVGHEGCGMLATTAASLLAKMAAAGVAAAALDKLRPSLVKWADSINCVEGAVAETVRRLRQSPYFPDYVTVYGAVMDPETGALRIIDRGREDKHDDCK; from the coding sequence ATGGCACAACTTTTAGCGGAGATTGAAGCCGCCAATGCGGCGTTTCTCGCCGGAGACGGCGGACAGCGGCCGCTGCGGAAAGTCGGTAAGATGCCGCGGCGCCGTGTAGTTATTCTAACTTGCATGGATACGCGTCTTGTCGAGCTTCTGGAGCCGGCGATGGGCATTCGCCGGGGCGAGGCAAAAATCGTCAAGGTTGCCGGCAATACGGTCGGCGACGGCTTTGACAGCGTCATGGGGAGTCTCCTCGTTGCCGTTTATGAATTGGGCGTTGAAGCGATCATCGTCGTCGGTCATGAAGGCTGCGGTATGCTCGCCACAACAGCGGCGAGCCTGTTGGCAAAGATGGCTGCAGCCGGTGTGGCTGCGGCCGCGCTTGACAAGCTTCGCCCGTCACTGGTCAAATGGGCCGATTCGATCAATTGCGTCGAAGGGGCCGTTGCCGAAACGGTGCGGCGTCTCCGTCAATCGCCGTATTTTCCGGACTATGTCACCGTTTACGGTGCCGTCATGGATCCCGAAACGGGGGCGTTGCGCATCATTGACAGAGGAAGAGAGGATAAGCATGACGATTGCAAATGA